The Deltaproteobacteria bacterium genome includes the window TCCCCATAACACGTGGGGAGCACCGTCGGTGATCAGCGGTTCAGTTCAACGGGGCCTTTCCGCCATCCGGCGGCAACCACCACAGCATCTCGCGCAACCCCGTGTCGCGCCGGATGCCGGAAAAACCCTTTTACGTTAGACCGCACGAGCCGGAGCAGTGACGTCGATTCTCTTGGTTCGGCACGCCCACGCACCATGGTCTACGGATGAGATGCGATCGCTCTCCCGCAGGGGTCAGCTCGATGCCGATCGCCTGGCAGACGAGTTGGCGGTTCTTCCCATCACTGCGGTCTACTCAAGTCCCTACAGACGCTCGCTGGAAACCGTATCACCGCTAGCGGCTCGCCTTGACCTGCCGGTACAAGAGCTGCCGGACCTTCGCGAGCGTGCGCTCGGCTCGTTCAACTCCCGCTCATTCGAGCAGGCCGTGGCATCAACGTGGGCGGACCTTGACTTCGCTCACGCCGGAGGAGAATCCAACCGTGAAGCACGCCACCGCGGCATCTCGACGATTCGATTCCTTGCCACCCGCCATCCAGATGACGTCGTAGTCGCGGGGACCCACGGGAACCTGCTCGCCCTCATCCTCAGCGCCTTCGACGACCGCGTCGCCTTCGACTTCTGGCGATCGCTGAAGTTCCCCGACGTTCTGCGACTGGATCTCGAACGCTCAGGAAAAGGCGCATACCATCGCCTCAGCTCGCGTGCGGTCAACACCTATAAGGCCTCCGTTGTCAAGAAGACGCGGCGGTAGCGCCACGGGGGCGGGGGGCGCTCGCGGGAAGCAGACGCGGCGGGCACGCTGAGGAGGGTGAGCCGACTTCGTTTCACAGCGGGTGCCATGGGCCAAAGAGCGGCGCGATGAACTAGAAGCGGGCAAAATCGACACCGTCCTTGCGGAGCTACGTGTCCATGCCAACATCATCGACGAGGCCCGCAAGTGTATCGACTACCTCACCACCAACCGCAACCGGATAGGCTTCCCGGAGTTCCGCGCCCAGGGGCTATGCACCTCGACCGGCGTCGTGGAGGCCGGCTGCAAGACAGCCGTCGGCACCCGGCTCAAGCGCGCCGGCATGCGCTGGACCGTCACCGGTGCCGACGCAATCATTGCCCTGCGCTGCTGCGTGCTCCCTGGCCGCTTCGAGGATTTCTGGGAGCGGCGCTCAGCCGTGGCTGCCGAGGCCACGTAGTGAGGTCACCTCACAAATGTGTCGTGCGCCCCCACCGCGTGGGTGGCGAGGAAGTTGCTGACGGTGGTGGCTATGCGGCCGCGCGTTCGTGCTGCGGCGCGCGCAGCTCTTTCCAACAGCGCGGCGTGATCGCGTCGATTCGGCTCATCGGGTGAGTGCTGACGAGAATCGATGGGGTGCCGGCTGTTGCTGCGTCAGGCAGTGGAGTGTGCCCAAGCCCCAGACGAGATCGACGGCATGGATACCGATGGTTTCACGGGTCGGAAACAACCGGGCCAGGGTATCCAACGCGAGGCGGTCGTTCGGGTCGTTGAAGGTGGGCACCAGCACCGCCACGTTGGCGATGTAGAAGTTGGCGTAGCTTGCCGGCAAGCGCATGCGCTCGTAACGGATGGCTTGCGGCAGCGGCAGCTCGATCACCTCGAACGGCCGCCCGTCCTGATCGCGCATGCGCTTGAGCCGGCGCAGGTTGTCGGCCAACGGGGCGTAGTTCTCGTCGCGCCGATTGCTCTCGACCGCGGCCACCACCGTGCGCGGGCCGGTGAACCGCGCCAGATCATCGACATGGCCGTGGGTATCATCCCCTGCAATTCCGCACCCCAACCACAGAACGTTGGTCACGCCCAAGCAGTCGCCCAAAACCCGCTCGAGTTGCGCGCGCGATAGGTGCGGGTTACGCGCCTGGATCGGCGAGAGCAAGCATTCCTCGGTCGTGAGCAGCGAGCCGCTGCCGTTGACGTCGATGCTGCCCCCTTCGAGCACGACGGGTCGGCCGGCAACCGCGGGCGTGAATCGCGGCAGCCGTAAGCGCCGCGCCAGCTGCGCATTGACGGCGTTGTCGAGCTGCCAGTTGCGGTACTTCGCCCAGCCGTTGAACTTCCAGTCGGTGATTGCCAGCTGGCGGCCACGCTTGATGAAGAGCGGTCCGAAATCGCGCATCCAGCCGCGATTGGTGGGAATGACGAGGAACTCGACTTGCGCCGCCGGCACGTGCGCCTTAGCCAGCAACTGCTGCGCCCGCAGGCGCGCCGCCGGATCGCGCACGATGATGCGCACGCGCTCGCTGCGCGCCAGCACCCGCGTGATCTCGACGTAGACGAAGTGGATAGCGGCGATCTTTCCGGGCCAGTCCGCCGGCCGGTGCGGCCAGGCTATCCACGTCGCCGCGTGCGGCTCGAACTCCGCCGGCATACGGTAGCCCAGCTCAGCCGGTGTCATCTTGGCCTCTGCAGTTCGTCGCACAGCGGCGTGCCTATCGTCACTGACGAGCAATGACAATACTTTGCAGCGATCATCCGGGTTCCCATGGCGGCGATGCGGACCGGCATCGCCGCCGATGCGAGTGAGCATCGGCAATGCGGCCCCGCGGGGGCGACACCGCCTTTGATCGTGAGCCCGTGGTCGGCGCGCACTTGGCGCCGGCATTGCTCTTGACACTACCCAGCAACGCGCCGGGCAGTACCCCTGCGACCGGCGGAGTGCGTATGCAACGTGATGACAGCCAAGCACCGCCGCCTGCAGCCCTCGGTACCCTGAGAGTGATGGAGTACGGCACCGGTGTCGCCACCGCCTTCTGCGCCCGGCTGCTCGCCGACTTCGGGGCCACGGTCTTCAAGATAGAACCCCCCACGGGCGACCCCCTGCGACATCACGGCCTGTTTCCCGGCGATAAGCCGCATCCCGATCACAGCGCTCTGTTCGCTTACCTCAACGCGGGTAAGCAAAGCGTGGCGCTCACGGGCGATCATGAGGCTGACCGCACGCTGCTAGCCCGGCACGCCGGCGGTGCCGACGTGCTGGTAACCGACCTGCTGCCGGCCGAGCGTGCGACCTGCAATCTCGACGAGATCAGCGCCGGTGGAAACATGGTGACGGTATGCTTGCCCGCCATCGGCTCCTGGGGTGCCTTTGGTGGGCGGCGCGCTTACGACCTACAAGTCTGCGCGCTGTCGGCGGCCAGCATCATCCTGGGTGAACCCAAGCGGCCGCCGCTGCACTTCCCGTTTCACTTGCCGGCGCTGCAAGCCGGTATGCACGGGGCGGCGGCAGCGTTGAGCGCGTTGCTGGCGCGGCGCCGCTGCGGGCGGGGGCAGGCAGTCGAGGTCGCTGCTACCGACGTGCTCGCCTTCTACACCGGGGGCATGTCCCGATTCATTCTCGGCTCCGGCGGATCATGGCGGCGACGTGGCTTCGAGCGCCACGGCACGATGTATCCCTCGGGCTTCTACCCGTGCCGGGACGGCTTCATCTTCATCGCCACCCAGACCCGCGCGCAATGGACCGGTTTCCTGCGCCTGATGGGTAACCCGCAGTGGGCGCAGCAGGACCCCGTGCTGCAAGACGGCGTGCGCATCGGCTGGGCACGCGCCGACGAGGTCGACCTGCACTTCATTCCCTGGCTGACGCAGTACACCCGGCGCGAGTTGGCCGACATGGCCCGCCAGGCCGATTTGGTCCTCGGCCCGATCAACAACGTCGATGACTTGTTTGGCGAGCCGCACCTGGAAGCGCGGCGCTTTTGGGCCGAGGTGAGCGTCGGCGAGACCACCGTGCGCATGCCGGGTATGGGGTACGCGATGTCGGCCACGCCCTGGCGCCTCGGGCGAGTGCCGAGGCTCGGCGAGCATGCCCAGGACGCCGTGGCCAGTGCGGTTGCCCCCGCGCGACCTCCGAGTCGACCGCCGGCGCGCATCCGCCGGCCGCTCGAGGGCTATCGCGCGCTCGAGTTCGGCTTCAACTGGGCCGGACCGCTGGTGGGACAGATCTTGGCTGACCTCGGCATGGAGGTGATCAAGGTCGAGACCAACGCACGGCTCGACTTCATGCGCCATTGGCAGCACGCGCGAAAGTTTTTCCACAACGCCAACCGCGGCAAGCTGAGCGTCTCGGTCAACCTCAAGCAGGCGGGCGGGATCGAGCTGGTGCGCCGCTTGGCCGGCCGGGTCGATGTCGTCTTCGACAATTTCGCCGCTGGCGTCATGGCCCGCAACGGCCTCGGCTACGACGACCTGCGCCAAGTCAAACCCGACCTGGTCGTGCTGTCGATGGCGATGGCGGGGCAAACCGGCCCGCTCAAACACCTGCGGGGATTCGCCACCATCGCCACCGGCTTCGCCGGTTTGGAGTCGGCCATTGGTTACCCCGATACTGGCTCGACCGGCCTGCCCTTGCTCGGCATTGGCGATACCAACGCCGCCATTCAAGGTGTGTACGCCTGCCTGGTGGCGCTGTGGCACCGCGAGCACACCGGTCAAGGGCAGTTCATCGACCTGTCGCAGATCGAGGCCGCCGCCACGCTTGCGGCCGAACCGCTGTGCGACTTCCAAATCAACGGCCGCGTGGCCGCACCGCAGGCCAACCGCCACCCCTGGATGGCCCCGCACGGCACCTACCCCGCTGCCGGCAAGGACCGTTGGGTCGCCGTCGCCGTCGGCAGCAACGCCGAGTGGCAAGCGCTGGTGCAAGCCATGGGCGAGCCGTCGTGGGCCAAAGAGCCTGCCTTCAACGAAGCCCACAGCCGTTACGCGCGACAGGCCGAGATCGACGCGCGGCTGGCCCAGTGGACTGCCGCGTTCGATCGCGACGCGCTGGTCGAAAGGCTGCAAGCTGCCGGCGTCGCCGCCGCGCCCGTGCTCGAGATCGACGAGGTTCGCACCCACCCCCATTTCCAGGAGCGGCAGCTGTGCCAGGAAATCAGGAGTTTCGAAGGCAGCCCAGAGCTAGTATACAACACGCCGTGGCATTTCAGTTTGACCGCACGCGGCGTGGACCGGCCTTCACCGCAGGTTGGGGAGCATAACCACTATGTCTTCGGAGAACTGCTCGGGATGACGGCAGAGGAGATTCAACACCTCGCCGAGCAGCAAGTGATGTGGTGAGCGATGGCGACGTTCCCGACCTTCCCGCCTGAGTATCGCCGGCGCTTTGTCGCGGCCGGCCTCTGGCTGGACCGAACGCTGTACGACTACTTCAGCGAAACCGTGCGCCGCCTGCCCGAGCAGGTGGCCATCGTCGCCGGCGCGCGGCGCATTACTTTCAGCCAGTGGGCGCACGAAGCCGAGCGCTTGGCCGCCGGGCTGGTGCGGCTGGGGCTGGCCAAGGGGGATATCGTCTCGGTGCAGCTGCCCAACTGGCCGGAGCTGTGCGTGCTGCAGGTGGCGCTGGCGCGCATCGGCGCCGTGATTCAACCGATGCACATGATCTACCGCCAGCGCGAGATCGCCGCGATGCTGCGCTTTTGCGACTCGCGCGCGGTCTTTCTACCGGCAAGCTATCGCGGCTTCGACTACGCCGCGGCGCTGGCCGGAATCCGCGGCGAACTGCCCCAGCTGAAGTATGCCGTCACCACGCGCGGCGCTCACGGGCCGTGGCCGCGCTACGACGACCTGGTCGCCGGTAGCGACGGCCTGGCGGCCTACGAGGCCGCTTATCCGGTCGTGGCCGACGACGTCTTCTACCTCAACTTCACCTCCGGCACCGAAGGCGATCCGAAAGGCTTTCTGCACACTCACAACACGTTACTGAGTGCGCTCAAGCGCTTCGCCGACATGCAGGCGCGCCATGATCCGAAATCGGCCGCCGACGTGATCCTGGCCAATAGCCCGATGTCGCACTCCTTCGGCCACCTGACCACGCATCAGGTGCTGCTGCGCGGCATTCGCATGGTTCTGGTCGAGCACTTCGAGCCCGGCGAGACCCTGCACCTGATCGAGCGCGAGCGCGTCACCGCCATCTCCGGCACACCGGCGCACTTGATCAGCCTGCTCAACCACCCCGATTTCGCCAAGCATGACCTCACCAGCGTCAAGAGCGTTGGCGTCGGCGGCGCGCAGTGCCCGCCGCAGTTGCTGGCCGACATCAAAGTCAAGTTCGGCGTCGCGACCGGCAACACTTACGGCATGGGCGAGAACATCGTGCACACCCGCACGCTGCCGTCCGACCCAGCGGAAGTCATCCGCGACACCGTCGGCCGGCCGGTGCCGGGCGCCGAGCTGAAGATCTTCTGCGAGGATCACCGCAGCGAGACCAGCCCCGGCACGGTCGGCGAGATCGCCTTCCGTGGCCCCACCTTGTTCGCCGGCTACTACAAGCAGCCCGAACTATCGCGGGTCACCCGTAACGACGACGGCTGGTTCTTCACCGGTGATCTCGGCTTCGTCGATGAACGCGGCTACCTTCATCTCGCCGGCCGCAAGAAGGACATGATCAACCGCGGCGGCACCAAGATCTTCCCGAAGGAGATCGAAGACCTGCTCCACTCGCATCCCAAGATCCTCAAGGCCGCCGTGATCGGCATGCCGGACTACCGGCTGGGCGAGCGCATCTGTGCTTACGTGGTGCCGCGGCCGGGGGAGACGCTCTCGCTTGATGAGCTGCGCGCGTATCTCACCGGCCTCAAAGTGACGAAGCACAAGTTCCCCGAGCGGCTGGAGGTCATCGACGAGTTGCCCATGACCCCGACCGGCAAGATCAAGAAGGAGCCGTTGCTGCGCGACATCGAGCAGAAGCTCGGCGCAGCCGGTGGCCGTTTCGACGAGTGAGCTAGCGCCAGAGATCGGAGCCAGCATGGAGTTCGGCAAGATTACCGAGGACGCCATCGCCAAGTTGAAGCGCCGCATCGGCGTCGAACGTAAAGGCAGCACCATGCACCGGCGCGGCCCGCTGCGCCTGCCCCGTGACGTCATCCGTCGCTTCGCCATCGGCTCGGGCGACGACAACCCGCTCTACCTCGACCTCGACTACGCCGGCAAGAGCCGCTACCGCACCCTCATCGCCCCGCCCAGCATCATCGGGTTCACCGAACGCACCAACGGCGCCACCGACGGACTGCCCGGCTGCCACACCATCTGGCGCGAAGCGATCTACGAGTGGTATTTGCCGCTCAAGATGGACGACGTGCTCGACTCCAGCACCTACCTGCGCCGCGTCGAGCTGATCCCGAGCCAGTTCGGCGGCGGCAAAGCCGTGGTGCAGGATTACGAAACCTACATCCGGAACCAGCGCCAGGAGAGCGCGGCGAACTACCGCACCTCATGGCACCGCTTCGAGCGCCACAGCGCCGCCAAGGCCGAGAAGTACAAACGCGAGCTGGCCAACTATACGCCCGCTGACATCGACAAGATCAAGGCCGACTACAAGCAGGAACAGCGCCGCGGCCGCGATATCCTGTGGTGGGATGACGTTCGCGAAGGTGACCAGATCCCGTTCGTCGTCAAAGGGCCGACCACCCAGATCAGCAAGTTCGCCTTCGAGAGTTGGGGCGGCCCGGGCGGCTGGTTCGTCGGCCACAAGCTCGCCTTCGCACTGTTCGAGAAACATCCCGGCCTGCCGTTCATCAACGAGCAGGGCATCCCCGAGGCCCCGGTGGCGATCCACTGGTCCAACGAGCGCTCGCAAAAGCTCCTCGGCCTGCCCGGCGCCTACGAGGCCGGTTACGAACGCACCAGCTGGATCGTCCACATGTTGATGAACTGGATCGGCGACGACGGCTTTCTGCATCGCCTCACGCAACGCTACCCGACCTTCAGTCTCTTGGGCGACACCACCTGGTGCCGCGGCACGGTGGCGGAGAAGTACGTCATCGATCAGCCCGTCGACGGCAAACGCCACGCGCTGCGCTGCGAGATCTGGACGGTGAATCAACGCGGCGACACTACCACCACCGGCGAGGCGGTGGTGCTGCTACAAGCACGCAACTGAGTATGCGCGTCGGCTTGCTCTACCAACACACCGGCCCGGACGGCGACTTCGCCCCGGTGATCGAACAGATCGCCAAGGCCGATCACCTCGGCTTCGACACCGTCTGGCTCGAAGAGCACCCCGGAGCGCCCGGCGCCCTGGGCTCGCTCGCCATCGTTCTCGGGGCACTCTCCAAGCGCACCCGTGCCATCCGCCTCGGCGGATTCAGCGCACTCGCCTTGGCGCATCCGATTCGCACCGCAGAGGACTTCGCGGTGGTCGATCTGCTCGCAGGCGGCCGGCTGAACTTCGGCGTCACTCCGTACGCCGATGCTGAAGGCTGCCGCCGTTATCGCGTGCCTGCCGCTGACTGCGCCGACCGCTTCCGCGAGGCGCTCGACCTCGTGCTGGCCGCCTGGGTGTTCGACGAGTTCTCGTACGGCGGCCGCTGCCACCAATTCCCCGCCCACACCACCGCCGGCACCGGCTTGCAACGCAAGCGACTGGGCGACGCCGGCTATCGGCCGCAGTGGGAACGCGGGCCGGAAACGCCCGACTTCCTCACCGTCACCCCCAAGCCGTTGCAGCAGCCGCGCCCGCCGGTGTGGCTGCGCGCGGATCAGCCGGAGTGGATTACCTTTGCCGCCGAACGTGGACACTCGCTGGTGCTGCCGGCCGGCGCGCCGCAACTGCTGCAAGCCGCGGCGCAGGCTTACGACAGCGCCCTCACCCGCGCCGGCCGCGATCGCAGCTCGGTGGAACTGGCAGTGATCACGGACCTGCCCTTCGACGGCAGTCGGCTGGCGGCCCACACCTTATCCGCGCTGCATCAGCTTCACGGCGCCAGCGGCTTGAACCACCTGATCTGGCGCGTGCCCTATCCGCAATTGCCGCAGCCAGACCTCATCGCCGCGCTGGCGCAATTCGCCGCCGAAATTCACCCCATGTTGCAGGCATGACATGAAGACAGCAATCGCGCTTTTCGCGCCGCGGATGTGACCATGGAGTTCTGGAGCGGCATCGGCGGCCTGGCCAAGTCACGGGTGTTCCCCCGCAACCTCGCGCTCGACTACGCCGAACTGGTCGATAGCGCTTGCCTGCTGGAGGAGATGGGCTTCGATGCCTTCAGCGGCTCGGAACATCACTTCATGTACGACGGCTTCTGCCCGTCGCCGCTGGTGGCCTTGTCGGGCTTGGCGCTGAGCACCAAACGGATCAAGTTCGTCACCGGTGCCCTGCTGCTGCCGCTGCACGACCCGCTGCGCATCGCCGAGGACGCGGCGACCCTCGATCGCCTTTCGGGCGGCCGTCTGATCTTAGGCCTCGGCATGGGCTACCGCCCGCTCGAGTTCGATGGGCTGGCGAGCGAGAAGCGCACCCGCGGCGCCCGCTTGGTCGAGATGATTCAGCTGGTGCAGCAAGCGCTCAGCCAAGAGCGCTTCTCGTTTGCCGGCAAGTACTACCAGTACGAGAACATCAGCGTCACCCCGCGCCCGCGGCAGCAGCCGCATCCGCCGCTGTGGCTGTGCGGCGGCACCACGGCCAAAGCCGCACGCCGCGCCGGCCGCGCCGGCCTGCCCTACTGGCTGGCCACTTCCACCTTCGAGCACGCCGAGCAGTGCGTGCACGCCTATCGCGAGGCCGGCCGCGCCGCCGGCTTCCCGCCGCAGGCGCTCAAGGTGGCGGTCTTCAAGGACCTCTGTCTGGCCGCCAGCCGCGAACAGGCCGTGAAACTGCGCCAGACGCTGCTCCGCGCCTTCTACGACGAGCACATCCTGGGCTACGGCTACCTCGTCGATGAAGCCGGCGAGCACCTCTATAACCCGCCGCGCAGCCACCCGCTTTACCAGCAGTTCGTTGCCAGCATCTTCGCCGGCACACCGCAGATGGCGATCGCAGAACTCCAGCGCTACGAAATGCTCGGCATCGAGGCCATGTACGTGGCGACGGTGCAGAAGGAGCTGTTCGTCAAAGAGGTCATGCCCGCCTTTCGCAAACCGTGAAGCGCGCGCCGACGCTGCCCCAGGAGCCCGCCATGGCAGAAGCTAAGCAATCGTATATCCAAGAGCAGATGCTCAGCCTGATCGATCCCAAGCTGGTCGATCAATGGGGTGATCCCAACAAACATCCGGAGACGCAGCTTTCCCAGGAGCAAGTCGACCAGCTGCTCGCGGCCGGACGCGAGATGTTCATTTCGCATCTCACTCGCGACGGCTTCCCCATGGTGACCGTCCACGTCTACTGCTTCATCGACGGCCAGCTGTGGAGCACCACCGTCAAGGGCCGGGTAAAGGCGGCGGCCTACCAGCGCGACCCGCGGTGCGCCCTGTGCATCTCGTCGTCGGGGCTCAAGCTGCCCTTCGGCGGTGCGCTCACGATCAAGGCCCGCGCCACGGTGATCGAAGAGCGCGCGCTGGTCGAGCGCGTCTGCCGCGAGCACGCGCGCCGCTATTACTCCGGCGAGCGGGCGCAGGAGCTGTTCTTCGGCACCCTCTTTACCCCCAATCGCGTCGCCCTGCGCTTCGACATCGACAAGATCATCAGCTGGGCCAACATCGGCGTGCGCCGCGACTGAGCGGGCAAGTCGGCGGAGCGCTTTGCACAACTAGAGGAACACGGATGCGCAGAATGAACCAACCACCGCGGCACCGAGAACACCGAGGAAGAGCTTCCCATTTCGGATTTCGGGTTGTGGACTGAGCAATGAACCGGAATGGACGCCCTAGGGCCGGCTGTGCCGGCCGATTCCGAGTTCCCTCTGCGCCTCGGCGGTTGATTTTCTATTTCCTTTACGGCCATGTCTGACGCTCCTGAAATCTGGGTCGTTGCCGAAGCCGACGGCGAGCGCTGGCGCGAAGTCAGCCTCGAAGCATTGTGCGACGCGCGCGAGCAAGCCGACCGCGCCCGCGGCACGGTGGCGGCGGTGACCTTCGGCCCGGTGCCGCAAGCGGAGCTAGAGCGGCTGGCCCGCTACGGTGCCGACCGGCTGTTGTGTTCGAGCGGCACTGCCGCCGAGGCACGATCCGCCGAGCGTTGCACCGCGGTGCTCGCCGGGGCGCTGGCGCAGTCGCCGAAGCTGGTGTTGTTTGGTGACACCGCGCTCGGGCGCGATATCGCCAGTCGGCTGGCCGCGGCGCACTCCCTGGGGTTTGCCAGCCACTGCAACTGGGTGCGGCTGACCCCTGACGGTTCGGCGGTCGAAGCCGCGCGCCTGGTTTACGGCGGTAAACTTTACGCCCGCGTGCGCATCCGCTCGACGCCGGCGTTGGCCAGTTTGCGCCCGGGAGCGGCGGGCGTGGGCAAGCCGGCGCCGCGTGCGCTGCAAGTCACGCCGCTGCCGCCGCTCGCCAGCGCCGCCACCCGGGTCGAGCATCTGGAGTTCGTCACCGCCGACCCGCGCACCGTGGACATCACCGAAGCCGAGCGCATCGTCGCGGTCGGACGCGGTATCGGTAGCCACCAACAGCTGGCGTTGTATCAGCGGCTCGCCGATCAGCTGGCAGCCTCGCTGGCGGCGTCACGGCCGCTGGTGGACGCGGGCTGGCTCGAGGCTGAGCGCCAGGTGGGCCAGACCGGCCGCATCGTCGG containing:
- a CDS encoding histidine phosphatase family protein, with the protein product MTSILLVRHAHAPWSTDEMRSLSRRGQLDADRLADELAVLPITAVYSSPYRRSLETVSPLAARLDLPVQELPDLRERALGSFNSRSFEQAVASTWADLDFAHAGGESNREARHRGISTIRFLATRHPDDVVVAGTHGNLLALILSAFDDRVAFDFWRSLKFPDVLRLDLERSGKGAYHRLSSRAVNTYKASVVKKTRR
- a CDS encoding agmatine deiminase family protein; the protein is MTPAELGYRMPAEFEPHAATWIAWPHRPADWPGKIAAIHFVYVEITRVLARSERVRIIVRDPAARLRAQQLLAKAHVPAAQVEFLVIPTNRGWMRDFGPLFIKRGRQLAITDWKFNGWAKYRNWQLDNAVNAQLARRLRLPRFTPAVAGRPVVLEGGSIDVNGSGSLLTTEECLLSPIQARNPHLSRAQLERVLGDCLGVTNVLWLGCGIAGDDTHGHVDDLARFTGPRTVVAAVESNRRDENYAPLADNLRRLKRMRDQDGRPFEVIELPLPQAIRYERMRLPASYANFYIANVAVLVPTFNDPNDRLALDTLARLFPTRETIGIHAVDLVWGLGTLHCLTQQQPAPHRFSSALTR
- a CDS encoding CoA transferase, producing the protein MQRDDSQAPPPAALGTLRVMEYGTGVATAFCARLLADFGATVFKIEPPTGDPLRHHGLFPGDKPHPDHSALFAYLNAGKQSVALTGDHEADRTLLARHAGGADVLVTDLLPAERATCNLDEISAGGNMVTVCLPAIGSWGAFGGRRAYDLQVCALSAASIILGEPKRPPLHFPFHLPALQAGMHGAAAALSALLARRRCGRGQAVEVAATDVLAFYTGGMSRFILGSGGSWRRRGFERHGTMYPSGFYPCRDGFIFIATQTRAQWTGFLRLMGNPQWAQQDPVLQDGVRIGWARADEVDLHFIPWLTQYTRRELADMARQADLVLGPINNVDDLFGEPHLEARRFWAEVSVGETTVRMPGMGYAMSATPWRLGRVPRLGEHAQDAVASAVAPARPPSRPPARIRRPLEGYRALEFGFNWAGPLVGQILADLGMEVIKVETNARLDFMRHWQHARKFFHNANRGKLSVSVNLKQAGGIELVRRLAGRVDVVFDNFAAGVMARNGLGYDDLRQVKPDLVVLSMAMAGQTGPLKHLRGFATIATGFAGLESAIGYPDTGSTGLPLLGIGDTNAAIQGVYACLVALWHREHTGQGQFIDLSQIEAAATLAAEPLCDFQINGRVAAPQANRHPWMAPHGTYPAAGKDRWVAVAVGSNAEWQALVQAMGEPSWAKEPAFNEAHSRYARQAEIDARLAQWTAAFDRDALVERLQAAGVAAAPVLEIDEVRTHPHFQERQLCQEIRSFEGSPELVYNTPWHFSLTARGVDRPSPQVGEHNHYVFGELLGMTAEEIQHLAEQQVMW
- a CDS encoding AMP-binding protein, whose protein sequence is MATFPTFPPEYRRRFVAAGLWLDRTLYDYFSETVRRLPEQVAIVAGARRITFSQWAHEAERLAAGLVRLGLAKGDIVSVQLPNWPELCVLQVALARIGAVIQPMHMIYRQREIAAMLRFCDSRAVFLPASYRGFDYAAALAGIRGELPQLKYAVTTRGAHGPWPRYDDLVAGSDGLAAYEAAYPVVADDVFYLNFTSGTEGDPKGFLHTHNTLLSALKRFADMQARHDPKSAADVILANSPMSHSFGHLTTHQVLLRGIRMVLVEHFEPGETLHLIERERVTAISGTPAHLISLLNHPDFAKHDLTSVKSVGVGGAQCPPQLLADIKVKFGVATGNTYGMGENIVHTRTLPSDPAEVIRDTVGRPVPGAELKIFCEDHRSETSPGTVGEIAFRGPTLFAGYYKQPELSRVTRNDDGWFFTGDLGFVDERGYLHLAGRKKDMINRGGTKIFPKEIEDLLHSHPKILKAAVIGMPDYRLGERICAYVVPRPGETLSLDELRAYLTGLKVTKHKFPERLEVIDELPMTPTGKIKKEPLLRDIEQKLGAAGGRFDE
- a CDS encoding MaoC family dehydratase N-terminal domain-containing protein, giving the protein MEFGKITEDAIAKLKRRIGVERKGSTMHRRGPLRLPRDVIRRFAIGSGDDNPLYLDLDYAGKSRYRTLIAPPSIIGFTERTNGATDGLPGCHTIWREAIYEWYLPLKMDDVLDSSTYLRRVELIPSQFGGGKAVVQDYETYIRNQRQESAANYRTSWHRFERHSAAKAEKYKRELANYTPADIDKIKADYKQEQRRGRDILWWDDVREGDQIPFVVKGPTTQISKFAFESWGGPGGWFVGHKLAFALFEKHPGLPFINEQGIPEAPVAIHWSNERSQKLLGLPGAYEAGYERTSWIVHMLMNWIGDDGFLHRLTQRYPTFSLLGDTTWCRGTVAEKYVIDQPVDGKRHALRCEIWTVNQRGDTTTTGEAVVLLQARN
- a CDS encoding LLM class flavin-dependent oxidoreductase codes for the protein MRVGLLYQHTGPDGDFAPVIEQIAKADHLGFDTVWLEEHPGAPGALGSLAIVLGALSKRTRAIRLGGFSALALAHPIRTAEDFAVVDLLAGGRLNFGVTPYADAEGCRRYRVPAADCADRFREALDLVLAAWVFDEFSYGGRCHQFPAHTTAGTGLQRKRLGDAGYRPQWERGPETPDFLTVTPKPLQQPRPPVWLRADQPEWITFAAERGHSLVLPAGAPQLLQAAAQAYDSALTRAGRDRSSVELAVITDLPFDGSRLAAHTLSALHQLHGASGLNHLIWRVPYPQLPQPDLIAALAQFAAEIHPMLQA
- a CDS encoding LLM class flavin-dependent oxidoreductase; this translates as MEFWSGIGGLAKSRVFPRNLALDYAELVDSACLLEEMGFDAFSGSEHHFMYDGFCPSPLVALSGLALSTKRIKFVTGALLLPLHDPLRIAEDAATLDRLSGGRLILGLGMGYRPLEFDGLASEKRTRGARLVEMIQLVQQALSQERFSFAGKYYQYENISVTPRPRQQPHPPLWLCGGTTAKAARRAGRAGLPYWLATSTFEHAEQCVHAYREAGRAAGFPPQALKVAVFKDLCLAASREQAVKLRQTLLRAFYDEHILGYGYLVDEAGEHLYNPPRSHPLYQQFVASIFAGTPQMAIAELQRYEMLGIEAMYVATVQKELFVKEVMPAFRKP
- a CDS encoding pyridoxamine 5'-phosphate oxidase family protein gives rise to the protein MAEAKQSYIQEQMLSLIDPKLVDQWGDPNKHPETQLSQEQVDQLLAAGREMFISHLTRDGFPMVTVHVYCFIDGQLWSTTVKGRVKAAAYQRDPRCALCISSSGLKLPFGGALTIKARATVIEERALVERVCREHARRYYSGERAQELFFGTLFTPNRVALRFDIDKIISWANIGVRRD
- a CDS encoding electron transfer flavoprotein subunit alpha/FixB family protein is translated as MSDAPEIWVVAEADGERWREVSLEALCDAREQADRARGTVAAVTFGPVPQAELERLARYGADRLLCSSGTAAEARSAERCTAVLAGALAQSPKLVLFGDTALGRDIASRLAAAHSLGFASHCNWVRLTPDGSAVEAARLVYGGKLYARVRIRSTPALASLRPGAAGVGKPAPRALQVTPLPPLASAATRVEHLEFVTADPRTVDITEAERIVAVGRGIGSHQQLALYQRLADQLAASLAASRPLVDAGWLEAERQVGQTGRIVGPRLYLAAGISGASHHTLGMKSSECVVAINRDKNAEIFKLADLKVATDLNTLMPVLLEKLEARRSP